One window from the genome of Nicotiana sylvestris chromosome 9, ASM39365v2, whole genome shotgun sequence encodes:
- the LOC104225911 gene encoding uncharacterized protein: MVRITKENEEIKEIQQQAKEKIQQIEEVKNTKITELEKELEMLKQLYANKLKEKEKRKEEEQELKLTNEIEKFKLQLEEIQDNPPKISMNEINDQSDNDTNLGEDYSETSETYTELIEKTEKMKTNPEINTGDMIEDKPSTSGVGAGLPKLELYSLVLRVGA, encoded by the exons atggttagaataacaaaagaaaacgaagaaataaaagaaatacaacaacaagctaaagaaaaaatacaacagatagaagaagtaaaaaacactaagataacagaattagaaaaagaattagaaatgCTAAAACAGCTATACgctaataaactaaaagaaaaagaaaaacgtaaagaagaagaacaagagctAAAActgacaaatgagatagaaaagttcaaattacagttagaagaaatACAGGATAATCCACCAAAAATAAGCAtgaacgaaataaatgaccaaagtgataacgaCACAAATCTAGGAGaagactattcagaaacaagtgaaacatacacagaactaaTAGAAAAAACGGAAAAGATGAAAACAaatccagaaataaatacaggagatatgattgaagataaaccaagcacatcagga gtgggtgctggattgccaaaacttgaactgtattcccttgttctccgg gtgggcgcctga